A region from the Pseudopipra pipra isolate bDixPip1 chromosome 8, bDixPip1.hap1, whole genome shotgun sequence genome encodes:
- the CASP7 gene encoding caspase-7 isoform X2 — protein MPGEAGSSGCSTVLLKKKNGEEEQPKPSLSNQYRIVTPTFQYNMDYKKVGKCIIINNKNFEDKTGMGTRNGTDKDAGDLAKSFKNLGFEVYTYNDRSRDDMEKLLKQAAEENHSDAACFACILLSHGEEGLIYGTDGPMAIKSLTALFRGDKCKSLIGKPKLFFIQACRGSEFDEGIQTDSGPANDTLETDANPRYKIPVEADFLFAYSTVPGYYSWRNPGRGSWFVQSLCSVLNEHGKQLEIMQILTRVNYVVATNFESQSDDPRFSEKKQIPCVVSMLTKELYF, from the exons aaaaaagaagaatggagaagaagagcagccaaagcCCTCCCTCAGTAATCAATACCGAATTGTTACACCCACATTCCAGTATAATATGGACTACAAGAAAGTTGGTAAATGTATTATtataaacaacaaaaattttGAGGACAAAACAG gaatGGGTACACGCAATGGCACTGATAAAGATGCTGGAGATCTGGCTAAGAGTTTTAAAAACTTAGGTTTTGAGGTTTATACATACAATGACCGAAGCCGTGATGATATGGAGAAATTACTGAAGCAAG CTGCTGAGGAGAATCACAGCGATGCTGCTTGCTTTGCCTGTATCCTTCTGAGCCATGGGGAAGAAGGACTCATCTATGGCACAGATGGACCCATGGCTATCAAGAGTTTGACTGCGCTGTTCAGAGGAGACAAGTGTAAAAGTCTTATAGGCAAacccaaattatttttcattcag GCATGCAGAGGCTCTGAATTTGATGAAGGTATACAAACTGACTCTGGACCTGCAAATGACACTCTGGAAACAGATGCCAACCCGAGATACAAAATCCCAGTAGAAGCAGATTTCCTGTTTGCATATTCCACAGTGCCAG GTTATTACTCCTGGAGAAATCCTGGAAGAGGCTCCTGGTTTGTGCAGTCTTTGTGCTCTGTGCTAAATGAGCATGGAAAACAACTTGAGATCATGCAGATCCTCACACGGGTCAACTATGTGGTTGCCACCAATTTTGAATCCCAGTCGGATGATCCACGCTTCAGTGAGAAGAAGCAGATTCCCTGCGTGGTCTCTATGCTCACGAAGGAACTTTACTTCTGA
- the PLEKHS1 gene encoding pleckstrin homology domain-containing family S member 1 isoform X1 produces the protein MASTNKRNSAGRIQNTFCPEGGVCKHGFLIKSPPLQLFSSQNSWKRRLFVLSKSSKGNYILKYLKGQHVKGSIAVDQIISIEVGIRNFEIMETVRKMFKCLPEQVMSISTGNRCYYLIGDSRQETEDWVTLISSVCREDKQGGCCPQNQDLPNPGVRSRPSSLPLFLNSIDMTSFTERQSCQKENGCSEDKNRPYSDPGPHQAQCDSPRGVFPSLQDKILGRSEENLLPSDTDENIQKDEEDYYQTPSNILAQCTAEVSKPDLTAGTDVPVQEKPVQNNPVKENIYMSMKSLRLLDERCQLTCRRDGLPSPPKCQDSSACPRDLEANRDIEFPESSTSPQPTLQRRQNSLPLSVVQLSILLSQVTDETQLQKLDIFLPLADINSYLKFTEAAGRICISHWTGPHRLGCLFNHGDHVVAVNDLQPQGVEEAYFFISRSTRKEVKLTVCRIPQSDIFHAKGCSCS, from the exons ATGGCTTctacaaataaaagaaattctgcag GGAgaattcaaaatacattttgccCTGAAGGTGGAGTCTGCAAGCACGGATTCCTCATCAAATCACCACCTCTTCAACTTTTCAGCTCACAG AATTCCTGGAAAAGGCGTCTTTTCGTCCTGTCCAAATCCAGCAAGGGGAATTACATCCTGAAGTATCTAAAAGGCCAACATGTAAAAGGCTCCATAGCTGTTGATCA AATCATAAGTATTGAAGTTGGCATaagaaattttgaaattatggAAACAGTGAGGAAGATGTTTAAATGCCTTCCTGAGCAGGTGATGTCCATCAGTACTGGAAACAGATGTTACTACCTCATTGGGGACAGCAG GCAGGAAACAGAGGACTGGGTGACTCTGATATCTTCAGTCTGCAGGGAGGACAAACAAGGTGGATGCTGCCCTCAG AACCAAGATCTTCCAAATCCGGGAGTCAGGAGCCGGCCCTCCTCTTTGCCACTATTCTTAAATTCCATAGATATGACCAGTTTCACAGAAAGGCAAAGCTGCCAGAAG GAGAACGGTTGCTCAGAAGACAAGAACAGGCCTTATTCAGATCCTGGCCCTCATCAGGCTCAGTGTGACTCACCAAGAGGAGTGTTTCCCAGCCTG CAGGATAAAATTCTGGGAAGAAGTGAGGAAAATCTGCTGCCATCAGATACAGATGAAAACATCCAAAAGGATGAAGAAGATTATTACCAAACTCCCAGCAATATTTTAGCACAG TGCACTGCTGAAGTATCAAAGCCTGACCTTACAGCTGGAACTGATGTCCCTGTGCAAGAGAAACCAGTGCAAAACAACCCAGTAAAGGAGAACATTTATATGTCAATGAAATCACT TAGGTTGCTGGATGAGAGATGCCAACTCACATGCAGACGTGATGGGCTCCCATCTCCTCCCAAATGCCAGGACAGCAGTGCATGTCCAAGAGACTTGGAAGCAAACAGAGACATAGAATTCCCAGAAAGCAGCACCAGCCCGCAGCCAACCCTCCAGAGAAGGCAAAATTCATTACCACTTTCAGTGGTTCAGTTGTCTATACTGCTCAG TCAAGTTACAGATGAGACCCAGCTGCAGAAGTTGGATATTTTTCTACCCCTGGCTGATATTAACAGTTACCTAAAATTTACTGAAGCAGCAGGACGAATATG CATTTCACACTGGACTGGTCCTCACAGACTGGGATGTTTGTTTAACCACGGAGATCATGTAGTGGCTGTGAATGATCTGCAACCCCAGGGTGTGGAAGAGGCTTACTTCTTCATCAGCAGGTCCACCAGAAAGGAG gTGAAACTTACTGTATGTAGGATTCCACAGTCAGATATCTTCCATGCTAAAGGCTGCTCatgttcctga
- the PLEKHS1 gene encoding pleckstrin homology domain-containing family S member 1 isoform X2: MASTNKRNSAGRIQNTFCPEGGVCKHGFLIKSPPLQLFSSQNSWKRRLFVLSKSSKGNYILKYLKGQHVKGSIAVDQIISIEVGIRNFEIMETVRKMFKCLPEQVMSISTGNRCYYLIGDSRQETEDWVTLISSVCREDKQGGCCPQNQDLPNPGVRSRPSSLPLFLNSIDMTSFTERQSCQKENGCSEDKNRPYSDPGPHQAQCDSPRGVFPSLQDKILGRSEENLLPSDTDENIQKDEEDYYQTPSNILAQCTAEVSKPDLTAGTDVPVQEKPVQNNPVKENIYMSMKSLRLLDERCQLTCRRDGLPSPPKCQDSSACPRDLEANRDIEFPESSTSPQPTLQRRQNSLPLSVVQLSILLSQVTDETQLQKLDIFLPLADINSYLKFTEAAGRICISHWTGPHRLGCLFNHGDHVVAVNDLQPQGVEEAYFFISRSTRKEVSLTNLKVIVKGIMAKEKAISFLHFKRLYSNQFTLV, from the exons ATGGCTTctacaaataaaagaaattctgcag GGAgaattcaaaatacattttgccCTGAAGGTGGAGTCTGCAAGCACGGATTCCTCATCAAATCACCACCTCTTCAACTTTTCAGCTCACAG AATTCCTGGAAAAGGCGTCTTTTCGTCCTGTCCAAATCCAGCAAGGGGAATTACATCCTGAAGTATCTAAAAGGCCAACATGTAAAAGGCTCCATAGCTGTTGATCA AATCATAAGTATTGAAGTTGGCATaagaaattttgaaattatggAAACAGTGAGGAAGATGTTTAAATGCCTTCCTGAGCAGGTGATGTCCATCAGTACTGGAAACAGATGTTACTACCTCATTGGGGACAGCAG GCAGGAAACAGAGGACTGGGTGACTCTGATATCTTCAGTCTGCAGGGAGGACAAACAAGGTGGATGCTGCCCTCAG AACCAAGATCTTCCAAATCCGGGAGTCAGGAGCCGGCCCTCCTCTTTGCCACTATTCTTAAATTCCATAGATATGACCAGTTTCACAGAAAGGCAAAGCTGCCAGAAG GAGAACGGTTGCTCAGAAGACAAGAACAGGCCTTATTCAGATCCTGGCCCTCATCAGGCTCAGTGTGACTCACCAAGAGGAGTGTTTCCCAGCCTG CAGGATAAAATTCTGGGAAGAAGTGAGGAAAATCTGCTGCCATCAGATACAGATGAAAACATCCAAAAGGATGAAGAAGATTATTACCAAACTCCCAGCAATATTTTAGCACAG TGCACTGCTGAAGTATCAAAGCCTGACCTTACAGCTGGAACTGATGTCCCTGTGCAAGAGAAACCAGTGCAAAACAACCCAGTAAAGGAGAACATTTATATGTCAATGAAATCACT TAGGTTGCTGGATGAGAGATGCCAACTCACATGCAGACGTGATGGGCTCCCATCTCCTCCCAAATGCCAGGACAGCAGTGCATGTCCAAGAGACTTGGAAGCAAACAGAGACATAGAATTCCCAGAAAGCAGCACCAGCCCGCAGCCAACCCTCCAGAGAAGGCAAAATTCATTACCACTTTCAGTGGTTCAGTTGTCTATACTGCTCAG TCAAGTTACAGATGAGACCCAGCTGCAGAAGTTGGATATTTTTCTACCCCTGGCTGATATTAACAGTTACCTAAAATTTACTGAAGCAGCAGGACGAATATG CATTTCACACTGGACTGGTCCTCACAGACTGGGATGTTTGTTTAACCACGGAGATCATGTAGTGGCTGTGAATGATCTGCAACCCCAGGGTGTGGAAGAGGCTTACTTCTTCATCAGCAGGTCCACCAGAAAGGAGGTAAGCTTGACTAACCTGAAGGTAATAGTCAAAGGTATCATGGCAAAGGAGAAAGCAATTTCCTTTTTGCATTTCAAGAGGCTCTATTCAAACCAGTTTACTCTGGTTTAA